One genomic segment of Scophthalmus maximus strain ysfricsl-2021 chromosome 3, ASM2237912v1, whole genome shotgun sequence includes these proteins:
- the si:ch211-167b20.8 gene encoding protein phosphatase 1 regulatory subunit 3A isoform X8 has product MSFLSIPSQEGLFTAIKTGRSADRFPLYDEDNDEDDEEEDEDDDPEGVRFIPRCSPVPRKRGASIHDETAEYMRIHQALSAIKKVSFADTTGGELVDVKEFVAFDSDDDETSARWEEEEAKYRHAAREPTRRVQPEFLAPAGGALLRSVRANKVEVEQLCPVEDEPLAFSGLIRVLNVSFHKAVYIRSTMDRWLTYFDHPAEYVQGSHDGATDRFSFKLSFAPPYTAHGSRIEFVVRYETSEGDFWANNCSMNYVVTLLLSYEEDSARTDVDEQQTRSILKPSKVYSMNDEDFDSEDEREKEEGGAGTSHTGLETPAAACPLIVQPEIDIELIEASAAT; this is encoded by the exons ATGTCGTTTCTATCCATCCCGAGTCAGGAGGGGCTTTTCACCGCCATCAAAACCGGCCGGTCCGCCGACAGGTTCCCCCTGTACGACGAGGAcaacgacgaggacgacgaggaagaagacgaggacgaTGACCCCGAGGGCGTCCGCTTCATCCCCAGGTGCTCCCCGGTGCCCAGGAAGCGAGGCGCGTCCATCCACGACGAGACCGCCGAGTACATGCGCATCCACCAGGCGCTGTCCGCCATCAAGAAGGTGTCGTTCGCCGACACGACGGGCGGAGAGCTGGTGGACGTGAAGGAGTTCGTGGCCTTCGACTCGGACGACGACGAGACGAGCGCgcgctgggaggaggaggaggccaagtaCCGGCACGCGGCGCGGGAGCCGACCCGCCGCGTGCAGCCGGAGTTCCTCGCGCCCGCCGGCGGCGCCCTGCTGCGCAGCGTGCGCGCCAacaaggtggaggtggagcagctgtGTCCGGTGGAGGACGAGCCTCTCGCCTTCAGCGGGTTGATACGAGTCCTGAACGTGTCGTTCCACAAGGCGGTTTACATCAGGTCCACCATGGACCGGTGGCTCACGTACTTCGACCACCCGGCGGAGTACGTGCAGGGGTCGCACGACGGGGCCACCGACCGGTTCTCCTTCAAGCTGTCCTTCGCGCCGCCGTACACCGCGCACGGCTCCCGCATCGAGTTCGTCGTTCGCTACGAGACGTCTGAAGGCGACTTCTGGGCCAATAACTGCTCCATGAACTACGTGGTGACTCTGCTTCTGTCGTACGAAGAAGATTCAGCTCGAACTGACGTCGACGAGCAACAGACACGAAGCATCCTGAAGCCTTCGAAGGTCTACAG tATGAACGATGAAGATTTCGATTCAGAAGATGAGCGGGAAAAGGAAGAAG gaggagcagggacgTCCCACACTGGACTGGAGACGCCTGCAGCCGCCTGCCCGCTCATCGTGCAGCCGGAGATCGACATCGAG CTCATTGAAGCTTCGGCAGCCACTTAG